The genomic region GGTTTTCGGATCCGCATTAAATACCTCATGAATCCCCTCGGTAAAACTCTTGTTTAGTTGGGTATGGACATTAATCTTGCAGATCCCAGCCTGAATCGCGGCGACCACGGCTTCATCGGGAACCCCGGACGCGCCATGCAAGACCAGAGGCACGGCGACCCGTTCACGGATGGCTTTGATGCGTTCAATGTCAATCTTGGCCTCTTTGATCTTCATCTTATGCATATTTCCCACGGCGATCGCCAAGGAATCCACATTGGTCTGTTCAACAAAAGCCACCGCTTCCTCGGGCTTTGTCATGTATTCTTTCAAATCTTCCAGCGTAATTCCGGTCGGATCCTTCGGCACGCGCCCCAACTCCGCTTCAACCGGGACCCCAACAGCATGGGCCGCTTTCACCACTTCCCGGGTAATCCGCACGTTCTCGGCGAACTCCAACTTAGAACCGTCATACATCAAAGAGGTGAAGCCGGCCCGGAGGCAACGGATGTTGTAAACAAAGTCGACACCGTGGTCCAAGTGCAAAGCCACCGGTACGGACGCCTTGGCGGCCAAACTCCGGATAATCGCCGCCATCTCTTCAAGGCCGCCATGTTCGGCCCCGCCTTGACTGACCTGGACAATGACCGGTGCGTT from Capillibacterium thermochitinicola harbors:
- a CDS encoding class II fructose-bisphosphate aldolase; protein product: MMSLVTTKGMLLDARKRGYAVGAFNANNLEMAQGIVMAAEKENAPVIVQVSQGGAEHGGLEEMAAIIRSLAAKASVPVALHLDHGVDFVYNIRCLRAGFTSLMYDGSKLEFAENVRITREVVKAAHAVGVPVEAELGRVPKDPTGITLEDLKEYMTKPEEAVAFVEQTNVDSLAIAVGNMHKMKIKEAKIDIERIKAIRERVAVPLVLHGASGVPDEAVVAAIQAGICKINVHTQLNKSFTEGIHEVFNADPKTVDVRKYLGKAREALMEEVRAKIRLFGASGKAPGVPEVPVEPEAYIQQDIVE